From the genome of Danio rerio strain Tuebingen ecotype United States chromosome 2, GRCz12tu, whole genome shotgun sequence, one region includes:
- the cahz gene encoding carbonic anhydrase translates to MAHAWGYGPADGPESWAESFPIANGPRQSPIDIVPTQAQHDPSLKHLKLKYDPATTKSILNNGHSFQVDFVDDDNSSTLAGGPITGIYRLRQFHFHWGSSDDKGSEHTIAGTKFPCELHLVHWNTKYPNFGEAASKPDGLAVVGVFLKIGAANPRLQKVLDALDDIKSKGRQTTFANFDPKTLLPASLDYWTYEGSLTTPPLLESVTWIVLKEPISVSPAQMAKFRSLLFSSEGETPCCMVDNYRPPQPLKGRKVRASFK, encoded by the exons ATGGCTCACGCTTGGGGATATGGACCAGCTGACG GGCCAGAGAGTTGGGCAGAAAGCTTTCCTATTGCAAATGGACCCAGGCAGTCTCCCATTGATATCGTACCCACCCAAGCACAGCATGACCCTTCTCTGAAGCATCTCAAATTGAAGTATGACCCAGCCACCACCAAGAGCATCCTTAATAATGGCCATTCATTCCAAGTGGATTTCGTTGATGACGACAACAGCTCAA ctctGGCTGGAGGTCCCATCACAGGGATATACAGGTTGAGACAGTTCCATTTCCATTGGGGAAGCAGTGATGACAAGGGATCCGAGCACACTATTGCTGGAACCAAGTTCCCTTGTGAG CTTCACCTTGTTCACTGGAACACAAAGTACCCAAACTTTGGAGAAGCTGCCAGTAAGCCTGATGGCCTTGCTGTGGTTGGAGTTTTTCTCAAG ATCGGCGCTGCAAATCCAAGACTTCAGAAAGTTCTAGATGCCCTTGATGACATCAAATCAAAG GGCAGACAGACTACATTTGCCAACTTTGATCCTAAAACCTTGCTGCCTGCCTCTCTGGACTACTGGACTTATGAGGGCTCTCTGACCACCCCTCCTCTGCTGGAGAGTGTCACCTGGATTGTTTTGAAGGAGCCGATCAGTGTTAGTCCTGCTCAG ATGGCTAAATTTCGCAGCCTGCTGTTCTCATCTGAAGGAGAAACACCTTGCTGCATGGTTGACAACTACAGACCTCCTCAACCTCTCAAGGGACGCAAAGTTCGCGCTTCCTTCAAGTAA